The proteins below are encoded in one region of Amycolatopsis acidiphila:
- a CDS encoding siderophore-interacting protein: protein MADKPARKSRPAVRLRVLRTQRLTPHMIRIVAGGQGLAAFQPNEFTDAYVKVLFPAPGVRYPEPFDMGLIRAEYSREQWPVMRSYTVRHYDANAGELAIDFVHHGDQGVAGPWAREAKPGDELLLNGPGGAYAPGEEADWHLLVGDESALPAIALTLEAMPAGVPVRVFVEVEDADEEQPLVTKGDAQIRWIHRAAGEDLVAAVRELDFPAGTVQAFVHGEAGFVRELRRHLLDERGVRKDLLSISGYWRRGATDEEWRAEKAAERAAAEQRAG, encoded by the coding sequence ATGGCGGACAAGCCCGCACGCAAGAGCCGGCCCGCGGTCAGGTTGCGTGTCCTGCGCACGCAGCGGCTGACGCCGCACATGATCCGGATCGTGGCCGGCGGCCAGGGCCTGGCGGCCTTCCAGCCGAACGAGTTCACCGACGCCTACGTCAAGGTGCTTTTCCCGGCGCCCGGCGTGCGGTACCCGGAGCCGTTCGACATGGGCCTGATCCGCGCCGAGTACTCGCGCGAGCAATGGCCGGTGATGCGCAGCTACACCGTGCGCCACTACGACGCGAACGCCGGTGAACTGGCCATCGACTTCGTCCACCACGGGGACCAGGGCGTCGCCGGGCCGTGGGCGCGCGAGGCGAAGCCCGGCGACGAGCTGCTGCTCAACGGGCCGGGCGGGGCGTACGCGCCGGGCGAGGAGGCGGACTGGCACCTGCTGGTCGGCGACGAGAGCGCGCTGCCCGCGATCGCGCTGACGCTGGAAGCGATGCCGGCCGGGGTGCCCGTGCGGGTGTTCGTCGAGGTCGAGGACGCGGACGAGGAGCAGCCGCTGGTCACCAAGGGCGACGCGCAGATCCGCTGGATCCACCGCGCGGCCGGCGAGGACCTGGTGGCGGCCGTGCGTGAGCTGGACTTCCCGGCGGGCACGGTGCAGGCGTTCGTCCACGGCGAGGCGGGCTTCGTGCGGGAGCTGCGCCGTCACCTGCTCGACGAGCGTGGTGTGCGCAAGGACCTGCTGTCGATCTCCGGCTACTGGCGCCGCGGTGCGACGGACGAGGAGTGGCGCGCGGAGAAGGCCGCGGAACGGGCGGCGGCGGAGCAGCGCGCGGGTTGA